GGCTTCAGCAAGTTTTCCTTCAGGATTTAATTGGGGTTTAGGAGAAAGAATTTCCCAGAATAACGAGTGGTTGTAGTGTCCGCCGCCGTTATTTCTCACCGCCGGACCGTATTCACTTACTCTTTGTAAAATAGAATCAAGATCTGTAGATGTTTCATTTGCTTTTTCTAAAGCAGTATTCAGATTGTCCACATAAGCTTGATGATGACGCTGATGGTGAATAGTCATCGTTTCTTTATCTATAAAAGGTTCCAGGTCATCATAAGAATAAGTCAGCTGGGGTAGTGTAAATGAGTTCATAATAGTATTGTTTTGATTATTACAGGTCAAAGGTAATATTATATTTCAATAAAACAACTATTATGTTGTTTTATTGAGTTTGTTCTTTAAATATATAATGTGTTGATAATTACTAATTTGTATTATAGAATTAAAGGTTATAGAAAATGACTATATTTGTTGTTGAAAAATAAAACAACTAAAATATTGTCAAATGAAGAAGCCGGCTGCCGACCGCATTCTGATGTTTTTAAAAATGAGAGGAGAAGCTACAGCTTTGCTGATCTCAGAAGAGCTGTCCATCACTAAAGAAGGAGCAAGGAAACATTTGCTAAATCTGGCTCAGGACGGTCTCATTATACCTTTTGCAAAAAGTGAAGGAGTAGGGCGTCCGTCTACCTATTATCAGCTGACAGAAAAAGGGATTTCCCAGTTTCCTGATACCCATGCTGATGTTACGGTTCAGATTCTTCGGTCAGTTAAAAATCTTTTAGGCGAAAATGCATTAGAGCTGTTAATTAATGACAGAGAAAAAAATACCTATCAACGGTATGAAAAATCACTGGAAGATGCCGGATCATTGGAACAGCGTCTGGATATTCTTGTCAGAATCCGCAGTGAAGAAGGGTATATGGCAGAGTGGAAAAAAGAGGACGGAGAATATTTTCTGATTGAGAATCATTGTCCGATCTGTGCCGCCGCAGCTGAGTGCCAGGGATTTTGTCGTGCCGAATTGTCTAATTTCCGTAACCTGATCGGTAAAGATTTTCAGGTAGAAAGGGTAAGTCATATCCTTTCAGGCGGACAGCGATGTGTATATAAGATCTCTTGATTAATATCCGTCTACATTGAAATAATCTCGTTTTTTAATCACTAAATTATAGCTCAAGGAAGTAGGTCAGGGAAAAAAAATAAAATATATATAGTTAACTATATAGTTGACTGTATTTTTTATATATTTGTTTATCAATTTATTACTAAAATGGATTTTGATTTCATTAAAGAACTTGGCTACAAAGCTTTAGACAGCAGATTAAAAAGAATCAGTGACCGGATGGCTCATGATGTAAGACGGTTTTATAAAGAACTGGACATAGACGTGGAACCTAATTGGTACCTTGTTTTTATGCTGCTGCAAAAGAATGGGGAAATGGCCATTGTAGATATTGCAGAGCCTCTGGGATATGCTCATCCCACAGTAGTTGTCATGGTAAAAAAGATGGCAGATAACGGATACCTCAATATTAAAAAGGATAAGGTTGATAAACGGAAGCAGATCATTTCGTTGACAGAAAAAGCAGTAAAAATGCTGCCGAAGCTGGAGCATATCTGGGACAGTTGTGAAAAAGCAATTCTTGAAATACTTTCTGATGATCTGGGAATTCTGGCCTATCTGGATGGGATAGATGATGAACTGAAAAGCAAATCCTTTCATAACCGCTTTAAAGAACACTATTTAAAATCACATACTTTATGAAAACATTAATTTTTCTCACTGCATTTCTTTTTTCCGGGCTGATGCTTCACGCCGAAGAAACCAAGGTCATGATTCGGGTAAAAGCCAGAGATGCTAAATTTATCGGCAGCTCATTAGGAGGCGCGCACATTATTGTCCGGAATAAACTGAACAGGGAAATCATGGCAGAAGGAAATACCTCCGGAAGCACAGGAAATACAGACCTGATCATGAAAACTCCCAAAACAAGGGGAAGTTTAATTACAGACAGCCAGACAGCCGGATTTCTTGCAAAAATGAATATTGAAGAACCTGTATTGGTCACCATTGAAGTCATTTCACCATTGAACCAAAGACAGGCACAGGCTGCGGTAAGTACGGAATTATGGCTGATTCCCGGGAAGCATATTTTAGGGGACGGGATTATTTTAGAAATTCCGGGCTTTATTATTGACATATTGAAACCCAGAACTCACCAGTACATCGCTCTGAATAGCATTAAGGACAAACCTTTCCAGTTTCAGGCAAATATTGTAATGATGTGCGGCTGCGTAATAGAAAAAAATGGAGTATGGAACTCTGATGAGATGGAAATAAAAGGTATCCTTAAAAAAGATGGAAAATTGGTTAAAGAGGTCAAATTTTCATTGGTGAACACCAACCTGTTTGAGGGAGATACAATGATCACCACGGCTGGAAATTACGAACTTGTTTTATACGCCTATCATGAAAAATCAGGAAATACAGGAGTTGATAAAATGAATTATGTAATTTATGAATAGTGGGGCAGTACTGTCAAAAATCAATCCATGCGTTGTATTTTGGTTGATGATGAAAATTCATACATTTACATAAAATTGACAGTTGATATAGTATGGAGATGAGCGGATTTGAACTTTCTGAGACGTTAAAAATATTCTGGCAGTTTTCGTGGCTGCAATGGATTCTGTTTAGTTTAACAGTCAATATTTTTCTGTATTTATTTTCTATAGGATTGTATTGGTTTATTGATAAAACCTGCCGTAAAGAGAAATTACAGCCGCAGGATCATCCGGTGAGCAGATCAGATGTTTATCTCAGCTTTCTTACGATTGGCTGTAACAGCTTTGTGATGATATTGGGCGTTTTTTTATGGAAACACGGATGGATCATTCTGAGCCAGAATCAATCCGCAATTGTTGTCATTGCGGAAGTTATTGCTTTATTGCTTCTGATGGATTTTATGATGTACATCTTTCACTATGCAGCTCACAGTCCTTTTGTATACAGTCTTTTGCATAGAAAACACCATGAGCATACAAGTACCAATTTTCTAAGCCTCTTTGTATTGCATCCTTTGGAAACTATCGGATTTGGAATAATGATGCTGATTTTGCTAATGATGTACAATTTTTCGGTTACGGCAGTAGCAGTTTATCTTATGATTAATCTTATCTGGGGAACGATCGGGCATCTGAACAGGGAATTTTTTCCGCCGAAACTGGACCGTTTTTTTATCGGAACAACAAGATTTCACCATCAACACCACACAGACGAAAGTAAGAACTTCGGGTTTTATACCTCTGTCTGGGACAGAATATTCGGAACCTATAAGCCCTGATTAATTGAAGGTTTACAATCCCGTTCCTGCATTGAATGCTTTCGCTTCATCCCAGCAGGAAACACAGACAATTTTAAAATCGCATCCGGTGAACCAGTTTTCGCGATCTTCTTCTGTTTCAGTAAGATCCCAGGCATCTTCACACTGATTGCACCACGCATCAGGGCGTCCCATATCTCCTTCATCATGCTCATGAAACCCTGAAGGTACTTTATGCAACAGACTATGTGCCAGGTGCGTACATAGCAAACCCATTTCCTGTTTTCCATGCGTTGAACAGTCTACATATTTTTGTTCCATCTTTTTTAATTTAAAATTGAAGTATTGTTATTCGTGTACAATCATTTAGGTATATTCAAAACAGATTACAGCTTTCCGGAGATCCCGGTCATAGAAAAGATAGATATGATCTGCCGAGCTCTGCTGGAAATCATAACCTTCAATGCAACAGATATAGTCTAATGGCTTTCCGTTGTGGGCCGGTTTGCTTATCAGGTTACAGCCATCAAAATTGCAGTCTTCAAGAATCTTTTTTTCCGAATTCAGTTCATCAAAAATGCCATGTATTTTAGCAGCATTTCTTTCTTCCATATACTCAGAATTTTCATCCTTTTCAAGATCTTCCGGTGTAAGCTGGCGAAGCCTATCAAGTCTCCTGATATCGTCTACAGTAAGTCCTGATCTATAAGCATATTTATCATAGAGCTGGCGATGTTTATTGAAATAAGCTTTTTTCAGCTGATACATCGCATCATTCATATTGTATTCAATCTCAACATCAGAAAACTCCTCGTCATACTGGTCCGGAGCAATTTCTGTGGACACTTTGAAATAGTTCCAATCTGCATCAAATCTGTATTTCCCCCCAATAACATCAAAACCAAGCATATCAGCCTGAGTAAACGGAGTATAGAATGCGGTACTGTCTTCTCCAACACAGCCGTCATAGATTTCTTTCACAGAAACCACGTGGAGCCATTCATCCTGAGAAGGATCAATCAGTTTAAGATTAAAAGAACAGATGGGCAGAAAGTACTTTTTGTGATTTTCTATATCATCATGAAATACATCTTCATAGGCCGGAAAGATTTTCACAAGTTCATTCATAGAAATAAGATAATGGTGTTTTTTTAAGCTCCCGAAAATACGAATAAATCTTAGTATTTAAAACACTTTAGAGAACTTTAAAAGAAATTCAGGTCCGGAGAACTCAACGAAAAAGACTGTCCGGAGACAGCCTTTCATGATAAAAAATATTCCTATTTAATCATTATCAACCCTGATCCATTTTCCATTTTCTACACCTTCGTAAAAATGGTCATTATGATAGATAATTGCTCCCTGAGCATGAGGCTTCTGAGCGGGAAGCACCAGTGTTTCCGGAAGGGCATCAATGTTTCGGATCATCAATACATCATTTCCTTCCTTCACCGTAATTCCGGTTCCCGGGATGAGCTTTGTCGTTCCGGCATCAACAGGAGGATTAATTAGTGTTACAGGGTCAATCTCAGATAAACGTCTGGCTCCCATACTGGCAGTACATCCTCTCAGAATACCGTTCATCAGCATGGTAACCCCAGGAACAGTACATTCAGGATTGATGTTGATAACAATATTTTTATTATTCAACACAAGTGGACATGCTTCCCCGCTTGAAAAACGGATGCTTTTCAGACGGTAAACAAATGTCCCGGCCTGGTTTTTCGCATGAAGAACGACTGCTTCACCATTAGCTGCTGAGGTGATATCCTGATCCGGACCATTATTTACAGAATAAGTGAAAATATAGGTTTGCGCCAGAGATCCCTTGAATTTCACTTGTACATCACCAGTTGCCTGTTGTACAGCACTTACCGGAGTAATTACGGTATTGTCAACCGGCATGGTGACAGAACTGATCGTAAAATTCTCCGTAATATTACATCCGTCCTGAGCATATACTACTTTCACACTATAGTTTCCGGGTTGAGTGAACGTAACCAATGGGCTGGTACTGATTACTCCGCCGCCCGGTTGATTTATTTTTGTCCATGTATAAGAAGCATTGGCATCCGTTCCGAAGAGAGTAGCCGCGTCATATGTTTTAGGGAATTCCGAAGCACAAAGAGTCTTATTTCCTCCAAAACCTGCTGCCTGTACATTGGTAGGTACAATCGTAAGATTAGTGGTGTTTCCAAGATCCTGACTGTTTCCATATGCACTTACTGCACGGGAGAAATTCATGTCCCGGACAGATGCATAGAACATGGTATAAGCAGCCGCAGGATCCAGTGTAATTAAGCTTTGTCCGGAAGCAGCCGTTCTGCTGATATTAATCCTGTTACACGGTGTACCGGTCATAAACATATTTTCTGTAATAATCTGTCCCCCTGCAATACTGTAATTTCCGGGATTGAAATACAGGGTTTTGTAGCGTCCGGCAGAAGCCAAAGTACTGGTTCCTGCTCCTCCCAGGAAGGTTACTTTATTGAAATTATGAACCGTATTTCCTCCGTTGAGTGTTCCGTTTCCGGTGATAATGATCTCATTAAAATCTGAAATAGTTGGAACAGTAACGGCAAAATTCTGAGTGGTAATTTTACTTCCTTCCGCCTGAATAGTGACCGGATTTCCTCCTGCGTTTATGGTGAAACTATAGGATCCTGTATTGATAACAGACTGGCGGAAATCCAGTACTGGATTTACATTTTGATTATAAGTAAAGCTTACGCCGCCCGTCATCGGGAAATTGTTGGATTTAAAACTTTTTACATTTGTTCCTCCGATATTTCCTAAATATGGGCTCAATAACTCAAAATCGTCCTTATCAGCAAGTATTGCGATGTTTATGTTCACCCCTTTCGTATCAATATATCTGGTATTTACCACTGCCGGGTTTTGAACCATGTTGATGAATGAATTACCCGAAAGAGTGGTCATATCAGGCTGAAGCGTAAGATTTCCATAAATATTCAGATAATAGGAAGAATTACTGCTATATACGCCCAGATTAGGAGAATTAGGAGCATTATTGAAGGTTACATTATTGGCAGAAGCATTGCTTCCTGTAATCGTAATGGATTTCTGGGAAGCTGTGAAACCTGAATTCTGATCAAAGAATACATTATCATTGGCTCTCGGAGGATTACAGCCTGTAATAGCTACCCCGCCTGAGGTCAGTGACCAGTGCAGAGGATCATTCCACTCACCCTGTCCGCCAATCCAGAAAAGATCTCTCGGAGCCGAAGTAAGCGTATCAGAAAAGCTGAAGCCTGTCACACCTCCCAGATTCTTGCTGCTGGAGGTAATATAGGTCTGCCCTCCGGAAGACGAAACATTTCTCAACTGTACCCTGTCTATCACAAAATCTGTAGGATTGTAATTGGAAATAACGATCTGTCTTACCGAATTATCACCCGAGAAAATCACCCGCTCATCTTCCAGACAGCCTCCCTGCAAAAGCATTGAGTTATTCACTGT
This region of Chryseobacterium vaccae genomic DNA includes:
- a CDS encoding sterol desaturase family protein, whose amino-acid sequence is MSGFELSETLKIFWQFSWLQWILFSLTVNIFLYLFSIGLYWFIDKTCRKEKLQPQDHPVSRSDVYLSFLTIGCNSFVMILGVFLWKHGWIILSQNQSAIVVIAEVIALLLLMDFMMYIFHYAAHSPFVYSLLHRKHHEHTSTNFLSLFVLHPLETIGFGIMMLILLMMYNFSVTAVAVYLMINLIWGTIGHLNREFFPPKLDRFFIGTTRFHHQHHTDESKNFGFYTSVWDRIFGTYKP
- a CDS encoding helix-turn-helix transcriptional regulator produces the protein MKKPAADRILMFLKMRGEATALLISEELSITKEGARKHLLNLAQDGLIIPFAKSEGVGRPSTYYQLTEKGISQFPDTHADVTVQILRSVKNLLGENALELLINDREKNTYQRYEKSLEDAGSLEQRLDILVRIRSEEGYMAEWKKEDGEYFLIENHCPICAAAAECQGFCRAELSNFRNLIGKDFQVERVSHILSGGQRCVYKIS
- a CDS encoding MarR family winged helix-turn-helix transcriptional regulator encodes the protein MDFDFIKELGYKALDSRLKRISDRMAHDVRRFYKELDIDVEPNWYLVFMLLQKNGEMAIVDIAEPLGYAHPTVVVMVKKMADNGYLNIKKDKVDKRKQIISLTEKAVKMLPKLEHIWDSCEKAILEILSDDLGILAYLDGIDDELKSKSFHNRFKEHYLKSHTL